Proteins co-encoded in one Brassica oleracea var. oleracea cultivar TO1000 chromosome C4, BOL, whole genome shotgun sequence genomic window:
- the LOC106341425 gene encoding thioredoxin H7-like: protein MGSNVSSVHDVPSSVENKNGLVVEIESRRQWRSVFDSMKVSNKLLVIDFTAAWCGPCKAMEPRVKEIVSRYPEAVFARVDVDKLMDVAGTYRANTLPAFVFMKRGEEIDRVVGAKPDELQN, encoded by the exons ATGGGTTCTAATGTTTCATCTGTACATGATGTTCCTTCATCAGTGGAAAACAAGAATGGTTTGGTTGTGGAAATCGAATCAAGAAGACAATGGAGATCTGTCTTTGACTCCATGAAAGTTTCAAATAAATTG CTAGTGATTGATTTCACTGCTGCCTGGTGTGGACCTTGTAAAGCAATGGAACCTAGAGTTAAGGAAATCGTTTCTAGGTACCCAGAAGCTGTTTTTGCGAGGGTTGATGTGGATAAACTCATG GATGTGGCTGGCACGTATAGAGCAAACACACTCCCAGCTTTTGTTTTTATGAAGAGAGGAGAAGAGATTGATAGGGTTGTTGGTGCCAAACCTGATGAACTTCAAAATTGA